Genomic segment of Phormidium ambiguum IAM M-71:
AAATATTCCATAAAATTTCTGAACCATTTCTAAATCAAATTTTTCAGCAAGCCTTAATTAGGCAAAACATTACCAAAACCAACTGGTTTTTTGGACTTTCGTTTTTTTTGTGCGATTTGTTCTTGAGCCAACAATTGCATTATTTCATCAGCATATCGACCGCGACGCAACAAATCTGCCATCATTTGCATTGGTCGATCGATATAAGTAAAAAAAGCTTTATATCCAGCACATAAATAGTTCAACCCAGATTCTCCATCTGGTGTTTCCATAAATCGATTCTTTGGACAACCACCATTGCAAGCAAAGCGTACTTCACATTGGCGACAATACTGCGGCAGCGTGTCTAACTTCGCCTGCCCAAATTGTTGCTGTTTTTCAGATGCAATCAATTCAATCATTGGTGTTTCCTGAATATTACCCAGCTTGTAATCAGGTTCAACAAAATGATCGCAGGAGTAAAGATCGCCATTATGTTCTAAAGCTAAAGCAGTACCACAGGTTTTTGAGAAAATACAAACTGATGGCGGAACGCCTACCCAATTAGCTAATGCGGCATCAAAATGTTGAATAAAAACTTTGCCCACATCTCGCCTTACCCATTCGTCAAAAACACCAATTAAAAATTGTCCAAATTGCTCTGGTTTTATCGATCGATCTGTCACCTGATTTCCCGCTTGAATCAGCGTTGACCCATCTTCATTAACTCGTTCAATAATCGGAATAAATTGGATAAATTCAGCCCCTAACTCATCTCGGAAAAAACGATAAACTTCTAAAGGTCGATCGCCATTTGCCGCATTAACTGTACAAAGTATATTGAAATCAACTTGATGTTTTTTGAGAACTTGCCAACCCTGCATTACCTGCTCATAAGTTCCCCGTCCTCGCTTATCAACTCGATAAGTATCGTGTAAATTTTTCGGCCCATCTACACTTAAACCAATCAGAAAATTATGTTGTTTAAAAAATTGTGCCCAGTAGTCATCTAATCGAGTGCCGTTGGTTTGCAGAGTGTGGTTTACCTGCTGTCCAGGTTTTTTGTGTTTTTCTACTAGTTTTAGCGATCGTTCAAAAAATTCCAACCCCATCAACGTAGGTTCGCCGCCTTGCCATGCGATCGTCACTTCTGGAATTTGGTGTGATGCTAAAAGTTGTTGAATGTAAGTTTCCAGCAAGTCATCACTCATGCGGAATTTGCTACCAGGATAAAGCTGCTCTTTTGCCAAGAAAAAGCAATACTGACAATCTAGGTTGCAAATTGCTCCAGTGGGTTTTGCTAGCAGATGAAAAGCGGGAGGTGCGTTCTTGGGAAGTGTAAGCATAGTTCTGAATTTTGTTTAAAGATTATTCATTAAATCGTGTGTTTGGATAGATTAAAAATGTAATTTGCTAGTTAATCCGTAGAGTGCGTCAGAACTAAAAATT
This window contains:
- a CDS encoding anaerobic sulfatase maturase, producing MLTLPKNAPPAFHLLAKPTGAICNLDCQYCFFLAKEQLYPGSKFRMSDDLLETYIQQLLASHQIPEVTIAWQGGEPTLMGLEFFERSLKLVEKHKKPGQQVNHTLQTNGTRLDDYWAQFFKQHNFLIGLSVDGPKNLHDTYRVDKRGRGTYEQVMQGWQVLKKHQVDFNILCTVNAANGDRPLEVYRFFRDELGAEFIQFIPIIERVNEDGSTLIQAGNQVTDRSIKPEQFGQFLIGVFDEWVRRDVGKVFIQHFDAALANWVGVPPSVCIFSKTCGTALALEHNGDLYSCDHFVEPDYKLGNIQETPMIELIASEKQQQFGQAKLDTLPQYCRQCEVRFACNGGCPKNRFMETPDGESGLNYLCAGYKAFFTYIDRPMQMMADLLRRGRYADEIMQLLAQEQIAQKKRKSKKPVGFGNVLPN